From Microbacterium sp. LWH11-1.2, one genomic window encodes:
- a CDS encoding DUF1992 domain-containing protein: protein MTDPRESAARYRARQQQGSTGDDEEGIAPGVAAAVDRAAFIETAIQVAIRRGEFDDLPGAGKPLEGLGTHHDPDWWIRRKIETENLTGLGPPAILLRNEDRELDDQLDLLGRESDVRDVLADFNRRVIEARRQLQGGPPVVTATRDVEASVAAWRERRAARPAASAPEPERRRRRWGIRKTE, encoded by the coding sequence ATGACGGATCCACGGGAGAGCGCTGCGCGATATCGGGCGCGGCAGCAGCAGGGCTCGACAGGCGACGACGAGGAGGGCATCGCCCCGGGCGTCGCGGCCGCCGTCGATCGGGCGGCCTTCATCGAGACAGCGATCCAGGTGGCGATCCGGCGTGGCGAGTTCGACGACCTGCCCGGTGCGGGCAAGCCGCTGGAGGGTCTGGGCACGCACCACGATCCGGACTGGTGGATCCGCCGCAAGATCGAGACCGAGAACCTCACCGGGCTCGGCCCGCCCGCCATCCTGCTGCGCAACGAGGACCGCGAGCTCGACGATCAGCTCGACCTCCTCGGACGGGAGTCCGACGTGCGCGATGTGCTGGCCGACTTCAACCGGCGCGTGATCGAGGCGCGTCGTCAGCTCCAGGGCGGGCCCCCGGTGGTCACCGCGACCAGGGACGTCGAGGCCTCCGTGGCAGCCTGGCGCGAGCGCCGTGCGGCCCGGCCCGCGGCATCCGCTCCCGAGCCGGAGCGTCGCCGCCGTCGCTGGGGGATCCGCAAGACCGAATGA
- a CDS encoding M13-type metalloendopeptidase has translation MTDVLPVGLALDEFSSDIRPQDDLYRHVNGAWLARTEIPGDKARWGSFHLLAEQAEKDVRTIIEESQDAEDSTLARKIGDLFASFMDTARIEAAGTAPLADTLAEIDAIDSIPSFLRTVGAYDRDGRAHLIGFYVDGDPGDPERYVPVIVQSGLSLPDESYFRLDTFEETRAKYRAHLERLLALAGIADAAAQADRAITLETELAGHHWDNVKSRDAVATYNLRNWTEIQELAGVDLAPWREAVAPSNPRAFDEAVVSQPSFLEGLGALLTAERLDDWKAWLRAQVVHAAAPYLTDDFVQENFSFYGTELTGVPTIRERWKRGVSVTEGALSEAIGKVYVERHYPPTAKAAMDELVANLIEAYRRSITDLEWMTAETRERALAKLDSFTPKIGHPTVWRDYSSLTIDRADLFGNIRRAAIVEHDRHVDKVGKPIDRDEWHMPPQMVNAYYNPSMNEIVFPAAILQYPFFDAARDAAANYGGIGAVIGHEIGHGFDDQGSRYDGDGRLQDWWTDADRAAFEERTKALIAQYDELVPEGLDAEHHVNGALTIGENIGDLGGLGIALKAYELSLAGAADPVIDGYTGVQRLLLSWAQVWQQKSRDAETLRLLTIDPHSPNEFRCNQIVRNIDAFYAAFDVSEDDALWLPQESRVTIW, from the coding sequence ATGACTGACGTTCTTCCCGTGGGCCTCGCCCTTGATGAGTTCAGCTCCGACATCCGCCCGCAGGACGACCTGTACCGCCACGTGAACGGCGCCTGGCTCGCTCGCACCGAGATCCCGGGCGACAAGGCGCGCTGGGGCTCGTTCCACCTGCTCGCGGAGCAGGCCGAGAAAGACGTCAGGACGATCATCGAGGAGTCGCAGGATGCCGAGGACAGCACCCTCGCCCGCAAGATCGGCGACCTGTTCGCGAGCTTCATGGACACCGCGCGCATCGAAGCGGCCGGCACCGCTCCGCTCGCCGACACCCTGGCCGAGATCGACGCGATCGACAGCATCCCGTCGTTCCTGCGCACGGTCGGCGCCTATGACCGCGACGGCCGCGCGCACCTGATCGGGTTCTACGTCGACGGCGACCCGGGCGACCCGGAGCGCTACGTGCCGGTCATCGTGCAGTCGGGGCTCTCGCTGCCCGACGAGAGCTACTTCCGGCTCGACACGTTCGAGGAGACGAGGGCCAAGTACCGCGCGCACCTCGAGCGTCTGCTCGCGCTCGCCGGAATCGCGGATGCCGCCGCCCAGGCCGACCGGGCGATCACGCTCGAGACCGAGCTGGCCGGCCACCACTGGGACAACGTGAAGAGCCGCGACGCGGTCGCGACCTACAACCTGAGGAACTGGACCGAGATCCAGGAGCTCGCCGGCGTGGACCTCGCCCCCTGGCGCGAAGCGGTCGCCCCGTCGAACCCGCGTGCTTTCGACGAGGCCGTCGTCTCGCAGCCGAGCTTCCTCGAGGGCCTCGGCGCGCTTCTCACCGCCGAGCGCCTCGACGACTGGAAGGCCTGGCTGCGCGCGCAGGTCGTGCACGCGGCGGCGCCGTACCTGACCGACGACTTCGTGCAGGAGAACTTCTCGTTCTACGGGACCGAGCTCACCGGCGTCCCGACGATCCGCGAGCGCTGGAAGCGCGGTGTGTCGGTGACCGAGGGCGCGCTGAGCGAGGCGATCGGCAAGGTCTACGTCGAGCGCCACTACCCGCCGACGGCGAAGGCGGCGATGGACGAGCTCGTCGCGAACCTCATCGAGGCGTACCGCCGGAGCATCACGGACCTCGAGTGGATGACGGCCGAGACGCGCGAGCGCGCGCTGGCCAAGCTCGACTCCTTCACCCCCAAGATCGGCCACCCGACCGTGTGGCGCGATTACTCGAGCCTCACGATCGACCGGGCCGACCTGTTCGGCAACATCCGCCGTGCCGCGATCGTCGAGCACGACCGCCACGTCGACAAGGTCGGCAAGCCGATCGACCGCGACGAGTGGCACATGCCGCCGCAGATGGTGAACGCCTACTACAACCCGTCGATGAACGAGATCGTGTTCCCCGCGGCGATCCTGCAGTACCCGTTCTTCGACGCCGCACGAGACGCCGCCGCGAACTACGGCGGCATCGGCGCGGTCATCGGCCACGAGATCGGCCACGGATTCGACGATCAGGGCAGCCGCTACGACGGAGACGGCCGGCTCCAGGACTGGTGGACCGACGCCGATCGCGCCGCCTTCGAGGAGCGCACCAAGGCACTCATCGCGCAGTACGACGAGCTCGTCCCCGAAGGGCTGGACGCGGAGCATCACGTCAACGGCGCCCTGACGATCGGCGAGAACATCGGCGACCTCGGCGGCCTGGGCATCGCGCTGAAGGCCTACGAGCTGTCGCTCGCCGGCGCCGCGGATCCTGTCATCGACGGCTACACGGGAGTCCAGCGCCTGCTGCTCTCGTGGGCCCAGGTCTGGCAGCAGAAGAGCCGCGACGCCGAGACCCTGCGGCTCCTCACGATCGACCCGCACTCGCCGAACGAGTTCCGCTGCAACCAGATCGTGCGCAACATCGACGCCTTCTACGCCGCGTTCGACGTGAGCGAGGACGATGCGCTGTGGCTGCCGCAGGAGTCCCGGGTGACCATCTGGTGA
- a CDS encoding serine hydrolase — protein MGAPEPFEGFRNSQAPASAGGRRSQRASRRLPRRAAVGRRSFTSTLRSLEELADAGAQVSVHVVDLDSHVHVLSGDDHVTMPVAGLGVVPLLIEVAAGFENGTLDPLEIVDRTVVEAVETSGLWRNLHAPALPLEDLAVLAATAGDPIAVNALLQRVGHDRVRERIESLGLRRTALLDRFRDQRGPDDAPQVAVGSARELAGLFSALVNSQVVDAAVSAQVSEWLSLNQDLSLVAASTGLDPFSHDHDAHGLLFINKTGRDRGVRAEAGVLAGPRAGIAYSLIVCFDDLSITHRLRAHDAFRVLGVELMEYTH, from the coding sequence GTGGGCGCTCCCGAGCCTTTCGAAGGGTTCCGCAACTCGCAGGCCCCGGCCTCTGCCGGCGGACGCCGGTCGCAGCGCGCCAGCAGGCGCCTCCCGCGACGAGCCGCCGTCGGACGCCGGTCGTTCACCTCGACCCTGCGGTCGCTGGAGGAGCTGGCGGACGCCGGTGCGCAGGTCTCCGTGCACGTCGTCGACCTCGACAGCCACGTGCACGTGCTCTCGGGCGATGACCACGTCACGATGCCGGTCGCGGGGCTCGGCGTCGTGCCGCTGCTGATCGAGGTGGCGGCGGGTTTCGAGAACGGCACGCTGGATCCCCTGGAGATCGTCGACCGCACGGTCGTGGAGGCGGTGGAGACCTCGGGGCTGTGGCGGAACCTGCATGCCCCCGCGCTGCCGCTCGAAGATCTCGCGGTGCTGGCTGCCACCGCCGGTGACCCGATCGCGGTGAACGCTCTGCTGCAGCGGGTCGGGCACGATCGAGTGCGCGAGCGCATCGAGTCGCTCGGGCTGCGTCGCACAGCACTGCTCGACCGCTTCCGCGACCAGCGCGGTCCCGACGACGCACCGCAGGTCGCGGTGGGATCGGCCCGCGAGCTCGCCGGCCTCTTCTCGGCGCTCGTGAACTCGCAGGTCGTCGACGCCGCGGTCAGCGCCCAGGTGTCGGAGTGGCTCAGCCTCAATCAGGATCTGAGCCTGGTGGCGGCATCCACGGGTCTCGATCCGTTCTCGCACGATCACGACGCCCACGGGCTGCTCTTCATCAACAAGACGGGCCGCGATCGCGGCGTGCGTGCCGAGGCCGGCGTGCTCGCCGGGCCCCGCGCCGGCATCGCCTACTCGCTCATCGTCTGCTTCGACGACCTCTCGATCACCCACCGTCTGCGCGCGCACGACGCGTTCCGCGTGCTCGGTGTCGAGCTCATGGAGTACACGCACTGA
- a CDS encoding MFS transporter has product MGANEDKARRRLSRTPPKWAIVAVLAFAGLCSSFMFTLVVPLQAELPQLLNASREDTTWVVTITLLVAAVATPISGRLGDMYGKRRVVIVLLALLVAGSLIAALSGSIVGVIIGRALQGAVTGVVPLGIAIMRDVLPPERLGTAVALMSATMGVGGAIGLPVAALLAEHADWHMLFWLAAALGAVGLALVLLVVPEDVLRSPGRLDVIGAIGLAIGLTGILLFVSRGAEWGWTAPLTLTSIIGGVIVLLVWGWYQLRTKDPLLDLRVAARPAVLFTNIAAIGMGFALFGSNITFPQLLEMPVASSGFGLDMVGAALVVMPAGLVMMVISPLSGRLERTVGPRPLFTIGAAAIVLAYLFVLLWSSEVWHILAANILIGVGIGFTFAAMPMIIMRSVPANETGASNGLNALFRSVGTSSASAVMGGILAAMSTDAGGVAMPTRAAFDVCFWLAIAAGIVAVVLSLFIPRQRSAEQHPSLPG; this is encoded by the coding sequence GTGGGTGCGAACGAGGACAAGGCCAGGAGACGTCTCTCGAGAACCCCGCCGAAATGGGCGATCGTCGCGGTCCTCGCCTTCGCGGGGCTGTGCTCGTCGTTCATGTTCACGCTGGTGGTGCCGCTGCAGGCGGAGCTCCCGCAGCTCCTGAACGCCTCACGCGAGGACACCACCTGGGTCGTCACGATCACACTGCTCGTGGCCGCCGTCGCCACCCCGATCTCCGGACGCCTGGGCGACATGTACGGCAAGCGCCGCGTCGTGATCGTGTTGCTGGCGCTCCTCGTCGCCGGTTCCCTCATCGCCGCACTCTCCGGATCGATCGTGGGCGTCATCATCGGCCGCGCCCTGCAGGGTGCCGTCACGGGTGTCGTCCCGCTCGGCATCGCGATCATGCGCGACGTCCTGCCACCCGAGCGCCTGGGAACCGCTGTCGCCCTGATGAGCGCCACCATGGGCGTGGGCGGAGCGATCGGACTCCCGGTCGCCGCTCTTCTCGCCGAGCACGCCGACTGGCACATGCTCTTCTGGCTCGCCGCCGCGCTCGGAGCCGTCGGCCTCGCGCTCGTGCTGCTGGTCGTGCCGGAAGACGTCCTGCGCTCCCCCGGCCGCCTCGACGTGATCGGCGCGATCGGGCTCGCGATCGGGCTCACCGGCATCCTGCTCTTCGTGTCCCGAGGTGCGGAGTGGGGCTGGACGGCGCCCCTCACGCTCACGAGCATCATCGGCGGCGTCATCGTGCTGCTCGTCTGGGGCTGGTACCAGCTGCGCACGAAAGACCCGCTGCTCGACCTGCGCGTCGCCGCGCGTCCCGCCGTGCTCTTCACGAACATCGCCGCGATCGGCATGGGCTTCGCCCTGTTCGGATCCAACATCACGTTCCCGCAGCTGCTCGAGATGCCCGTCGCGAGCTCGGGGTTCGGCCTCGACATGGTCGGCGCCGCGCTCGTCGTCATGCCGGCCGGACTGGTGATGATGGTCATCTCACCGCTGTCCGGACGGCTCGAGCGCACCGTCGGCCCACGCCCGCTCTTCACCATCGGCGCTGCCGCGATCGTGCTCGCCTATCTGTTCGTGCTGCTGTGGTCGAGCGAGGTGTGGCACATCCTCGCCGCGAACATCCTCATCGGCGTGGGCATCGGTTTCACCTTCGCGGCCATGCCGATGATCATCATGCGCTCCGTCCCGGCGAACGAGACCGGAGCATCCAACGGCCTGAACGCCCTGTTCCGCTCGGTCGGCACGTCCAGCGCCTCCGCCGTCATGGGCGGGATCCTCGCGGCGATGAGCACCGACGCCGGCGGCGTGGCGATGCCGACGCGCGCCGCGTTCGACGTGTGCTTCTGGCTGGCGATCGCCGCGGGCATCGTCGCCGTCGTGCTGTCGCTGTTCATCCCCCGCCAGCGCAGCGCCGAGCAGCATCCGTCGCTGCCGGGCTGA
- a CDS encoding alpha-hydroxy-acid oxidizing protein: MVTSSVAPDDPAASRGISRRTQSDIYRAGISGTKPAVPIDSAGLKAAARKALSAEAFAYIAGGAGAERTVAANRAAFGRWQVWPRPLRDVSVRDLGVDFLGTRRPTPLLLAPLGVMEMAHADADLAVARAAASVGVPYTLSNQASFPMEQVADAAPQGSRLFQLYWSASDDLNRSLLARAEASGCEAIVVTLDTHLLGWRTRDLDLAYLPFTRGMGIAQYMSDPVFQQLVRERVSAPKTDAAAVKVTPQAVRAALTIARKGAPLTGGGSLRDNLRSPLPRAAVETFLDVFSTPALTWGDLAKAREWTTLPIILKGIVHPDDAQSALDAGMDGIWISNHGGRQIDQSVPTLAVLPEIADRVAGRVPIVFDSGVRGGADAAIALALGATVVALGRPYAYGLGIAGEAGVREVIRNVLAELDITVGLAGLTSVSQLDRDALRAV, from the coding sequence ATGGTCACGAGCAGCGTCGCTCCGGACGATCCGGCCGCCAGTCGCGGCATCTCCCGGCGCACCCAGTCCGACATCTACCGCGCCGGCATCAGCGGGACGAAGCCCGCGGTGCCGATCGACTCCGCGGGGCTGAAGGCGGCGGCGCGCAAGGCGCTGAGCGCCGAGGCGTTCGCCTACATCGCCGGAGGTGCGGGCGCCGAGCGAACCGTGGCGGCCAACCGCGCGGCGTTCGGGCGCTGGCAGGTGTGGCCGCGTCCGCTGCGCGATGTCTCCGTGCGCGACCTCGGCGTCGACTTCCTCGGCACGCGCCGTCCGACTCCGCTGCTGCTCGCTCCGCTCGGGGTGATGGAGATGGCGCACGCGGATGCCGACCTCGCGGTGGCCAGAGCCGCGGCATCCGTCGGCGTGCCGTACACGCTCTCGAACCAGGCGTCGTTCCCGATGGAGCAGGTGGCGGATGCCGCGCCGCAGGGGTCCCGCCTGTTCCAGCTCTACTGGTCGGCATCGGACGACCTGAACCGCTCGCTGCTCGCCCGCGCCGAGGCGTCCGGCTGCGAGGCGATCGTCGTCACGCTCGACACTCATCTGCTGGGCTGGCGGACGCGGGATCTCGATCTGGCGTATCTGCCGTTCACTCGGGGCATGGGCATCGCGCAGTACATGAGCGATCCGGTCTTCCAGCAGCTCGTGCGCGAACGGGTGAGCGCTCCGAAGACGGATGCCGCGGCCGTGAAGGTCACGCCCCAGGCCGTCCGGGCGGCACTGACGATCGCGAGGAAGGGCGCGCCTCTCACAGGAGGCGGCTCGCTGCGCGACAACCTGCGCTCACCCCTGCCGAGGGCCGCGGTCGAGACGTTCCTCGATGTGTTCTCCACCCCGGCGCTGACCTGGGGCGACCTCGCCAAGGCTCGGGAGTGGACGACCCTGCCGATCATCCTCAAGGGGATCGTGCACCCCGACGATGCGCAGAGCGCCCTGGACGCCGGGATGGACGGGATCTGGATCTCCAACCACGGCGGCCGCCAGATCGACCAGTCCGTGCCCACGCTCGCCGTGCTGCCCGAGATCGCCGACCGCGTGGCCGGCCGGGTGCCGATCGTGTTCGACTCCGGCGTGCGCGGAGGAGCGGATGCCGCGATCGCCCTGGCTCTGGGCGCCACCGTCGTGGCGCTCGGGCGTCCCTACGCGTACGGTCTCGGCATCGCGGGGGAGGCGGGGGTGCGCGAGGTGATCCGCAACGTGCTCGCCGAGCTCGACATCACCGTCGGCCTGGCGGGCCTGACGTCGGTGTCGCAGCTGGATCGGGACGCCCTGCGCGCCGTCTGA